Proteins encoded together in one Anoplolepis gracilipes unplaced genomic scaffold, ASM4749672v1 Contig18, whole genome shotgun sequence window:
- the LOC140675711 gene encoding uncharacterized protein, which translates to MAAWVLQANLNHARQAQDLFVHTLTERGCGLGIAAEPYQIPEHPSWVGNDLGSVAVTWRADAPASLPATLVGKGKGWVAVRWGPVLVVGVYLPPSQDLSGFAERLDSLSAIISGSGGSPRTDRRGVAVEEWAVTLDLRLLNERGISTCIRERRESVVDLTWASPATLNKVLEWRVATEVETLSDHMYIVYGLVVTPEQVLQRRQLRETTSPRRWSTKKMNEDAFMASILLATWLGRGEPREASKDIDQEVE; encoded by the exons atggcggCTTGGGTCCTGCAGGCAAATCTCAACCACGCCCGTCAGGCGCAAGATTTGTTTGTGCACACTCTGACAGAGCGTGGTTGTGGTTTGGGCATTGCTGCGGAGCCGTACCAGATCCCCGAGCACCCTTCGTGGGTGGGGAACGATTTGGGCTCCGTAGCGGTTACATGGAGGGCGGATGCTCCGGCCTCACTTCCCGCAACACTGGTGGGCAAGGGCAAAGGGTGGGTGGCGGTCAGGTGGGGACCCGTTTTGGTCGTCGGGGTCTACCTGCCGCCTAGCCAGGACCTCTCAGGATTTGCCGAGAGGTTGGACTCTCTTTCCGCTATCATCAGCGGGAGTGGA GGTTCCCCGAGGACGGACCGCCGAGGTGTCGCGGTCGAGGAGTGGGCCGTGACACTGGATTTAAGGCTGCTCAATGAGAGAGGAATAAGCACCTGCATACGGGAAAGAAGGGAGTCGGTGGTGGACCTTACCTGGGCATCCCCGGCGACCCTCAACAAGGTGCTAGAGTGGAGAGTGGCCACTGAGGTCGAGACATTGTCGGACCATATGTACATAGTCTACGGCCTCGTGGTCACACCTGAGCAGGTGCTCCAGCGTCGACAGCTGAGAGAGACGACTTCTCCTAGGCGCTGGAGCACAAAGAAAATGAACGAGGACGCCTTTATGGCCTCAATCCTCTTAGCCACATGGTTGGGGAGAGGAGAACCGAGAGAGGCCAGTAAAGACATCGACCAGGAGGTTGAGTAG